TTAAAGGCCGGAATAGCAAGTTCTGCCGCAGTAGCTAATGGAGCAAAAGCCGTACAGCCGGGAGATTTAAAGCTTAAAGATCTTAACGGTGACGGTGTGATCGACAGCAAAGATATGACTGATCTTGGAAATGCACAGCCTAAATTCTATGGCGGATTTACCCAAACCTTCCGTTATAAGAACTGGGATATGAGCCTTCTTTTTAATTTCTCCGTAGGAAATAAGGTATATAATGCCAATAAAGTAGAATATTCTACTCAATATCTGTATAAGGACAATAATATGCTTGCGGAAGTGGCAGACCGCTGGAGATGGTTTAATGATGCGGGACAAAAAGTAACAGACCCAACTGCCCTTGCAGCACTTAATGCCAATACTACGATGTGGACTCCGCCTTCCGGAGCTTACTTCCTGCATTCCTATGCTATTGAAGACGGTTCTTTCTTAAGACTGAACAACCTAACTATTGGATTCACCTTACCAAAAGGATCTTTAGAAGCAATAGGCGTTAAAAACCTGAGATTGTATGCTACCGTTAATAATGTATTTACCATTACAGGGTATTCGGGATTTGATCCGGAAGCCAATACCAGAAGAAACCCACTTACACCGGGAGTTGATTATTCCGCCTATCCGAGAAGCAGATTTATTTTATCAGGAATAGACATCACTTTCTAAAAACAAACGTTATGAACAAAAATAAATTTTCAAGCCTTTTCTTATCTCTTGCCTGCGTGGTCACGCTAAATTCCTGCAGTGATTATTTAGAGGTGGAAAATCTTTCCAATACCACAGAGAAACAACAGTTTGACTCAGCACCGGATACTTTTGCTGCACTCGTGGGAGTTTACAACAGCGCCATGGGTGACAATACCTACGGACAGAGAATGAATCTTATTCTTTCACAGTCGGGAGACGATTTCAGAACATCCGGAGATTATAATGCCAATGACAGAAGAGGAATCAGCTGCTTCGGAGCAGTACCTACCAACACGGAATTACTGAGGCCTTTCCTTGATACTTATACAGGGATTGAAAGAGCCAATCTTATTATCAAGAACATCCCAATCTCACCTGTTTATCAAACCGGATCAGCGGCTGATAAAAAGCTGATGGACCGATATCTGGGTGAAGCTTTAACCCTTAGAGCCCTTTTTTATTATGATTTAATCAAAAACTGGGGGGATATTCCTTTTCAGGATGTTCCTTCTGCCGACCTGCCTTCTGTATATCTTCCTAAAACAGACCGTGATGTCATCTATGATCAATTATTGGAAGACCTGGCCCAGGCATCAACCTTAGTTCCATGGAAATCCGAGGGAGGAACAACTGCTCAAAGACTGTCAAAAGCAGCAGTAAAAGGGTTAAGAGCAAGAATTGCATTGGCAAGAGCAGGATATTCTCTTCGCAGAAGTCCGCAAATGATGGCACAGGGATCTAACCCTCAGAAATATTACCAGATCGCTTACGATGAATGTAAAGACATCATCAATTCCGGACAGCACAAACTGAATCCTAGTTATGAAGGGCTTTTCAGATCACTGCATACCAACAGCCAGGATACAACGAACGAGGTTATTTTCGCGGTAGGTGCGTTCGGAGGAAATTCCAGAACAGATTCTAAAATAGGATATTATAACGGATTAAGACATGACGATACAGACTGGAAATCAGCCGGAGGAATCAGTGCTATTCCTACTTATTTCTATGAATTCAGCAAATATGATCTGAGAAGAGATGTAAATGTGGCTATTTTCAGGGTAAGTACCACAAAGCAGGAGGATCTTCAGACTTCAATCAACTGGAATGACGGAAAGTTCAGAAAATCATGGACCGCCATTACGGGAACTTCGCAGAATTTAGGGATCGACTGGCCTTTACTAAGATATGCCGATATTTTATTAATGTTTGCTGAAGCAGATAATGAACTGCACAGTTCTCCTTCACAGGAAGCTATTGACGCTGTAATGGCGGTAAGACAGAGAGCTTATGCAGGAAACTTAGGTCAGATTGGAACTATTCCCACTTCAAAAAATGCCTTCTTTAATTATGTAGTACAGGAAAGACTGCTGGAATTCGGAGGGGAAGGATTAAGAAAATATGACCTGATCCGCTGGAATCTTCTGGAAACAAAAATTAATGAAACCAGACAAAAGCTAACCGATTTTATGAACGGAACCGGAGCTTATGCCAATGTTCCCGAGTATATTTTCTATAAAAAACCAGCTTCAACAGTTGTAAACTACGTTCCTTCAAGAACAGCCCAGCAAAATGTTCTGGATATGGACCTGTATGTCAACGGAATCAGCAAGGCGGATGTATTCTACAGCCCCAACCAAAGTGTAGCCACTCCTTCAGGATACACCAAAATCAGCTGGAGACTGGCCATGACACAGCCTTACATCAGTGGAGATCCTGTGAAAAGTTATGCTTACTATTTCCAGCCTAACAAAAAGGAGCTTCTTCCTATTGCACTGGATGTGATCAATTCAAATTATAACCTTACTCAAGATTACGGATATTAGATAGTTTAACATTCATATGAAAATACAGACTGTCTCTGTAGCGGATCAGTCTGTATTTTACCCCAAAAGTCATTCTATGAAAACCTCCCTATTTTTTAAAAACAATCATCTGTTTCTCATCGTTCTGGTCGCTCTGTTCAGCCTCCTTTCTTTCAAAACCAATGATAGGACCATCATAGTTTCGAAAGACGGAAAAGGTAATTTCACAACGATTCAGCAAGCGGTTGATGCTATTGAAAATGGTTCTTCCGTAAGGACGAAAATTTTTATAAAAGCCGGAATTTATAAAGAAAAGATCATTATTCTCGAAACAAAAGGTGCTGTTTTTCTGGAAGGAGAAAATCCTGAGAAAACCATGATCACCTATGATGATTTTGCTTCTAAAAAGAATGCAGAGGGAAAAGAAATCGGAACAACGGGCTCATCTACAGTTTTTATCTACTCCAATGATTTTACAGCGAAGAACATCTCTATTGAAAACAGTTCCGGAAAAGTAGGCCAGGCTGTTGCCGTTCTTACCTCCGGTGACCGGATCGCCTTTGAAAACTGCAGATTTCTAGGTAATCAGGACACTTTATACCTAAAAGGAGTTCAGGATATGCAGGACAAAACGAAACCTTCCAGGAATTATTTTAGAAACTGTTATATAGAAGGAACTACCGATTATATCTTCGGGGCAGGAACCGCTGTTTTTGAAAACTGTATTATTTATTCCAAAGAAACGGCAAGTTATATTACGGCAGCTTCTACTCCAAAGGACCATGAATTTGGATTTATTTTTATCAATTCAAAAATTACAGGCAATGCCAAAGACCATTCGGTATATCTGGGAAGACCCTGGAGACCCTTTGCAAAGACCATTTATATTGATTGTGAAATCAATTCAACAATAAAACCCGAAGGATGGCACAATTGGAATAAGCCTGATGCAGAAAAGACAACATTCTATGCAGAAAGCAATTCAAGAGGAGCTGGTGCTGATAACAGCCAAAGAGTTCCATGGTCACATCAGTTAAGCAAAGAAGAAAGAAAAAAATATACAACAGTCAATATCCTTAAAGGAAAAGACAACTGGAATGTAAAAAAGAGCTTACCATAATGAAAACCTGATCCACACAGCCAAAGAACAGCTACAGTTGCCATAGACGGAAATTGGATAAAAACGAAAACAATATTAAAGTCTATCTGAATGATATTGTAAAAAAATAACCGATGAACAAAGCTAATAACCATGAAAACTCATTATTAAAAATCGGCACGCCCCATAATAAAAAATAGTATGAAATTCAGTTTGTTTAAAATAGTCATTGCAGGAGCTTTTATCAGTTCTACCCTTTCAGCACAGACCTCTGTGATTGAAACCATTAAGAGAAATCCTAAAGCTCCCTTTTCCTACGCAGAACTTTCCGTTAAAAAAGGCGGAAAATGGGAAGGAAATCAATACGTTGGCGGAACTTTCCAAAACGTTCAGGAACTTACTCTCCCCGATTCTCACACCGACCATTCTTCTTACATCAGGTATGAGGGAATCGGTCTGGAAAACAACCAGATTGGCTACAGGCTCTATCTGGACTGGAGAAATGCAACGGATATTTTCGGAAAAAAAGTGACAGCTTTGGTATTGCCGGAAGTAGGACAAGACGGCTTTGAATCCTATCATCATGATGCACCGTGGGGGCAGGATATTTTAAAATCCGGGCGCAGCATAGGAATCGGCTCTTACGGAAGATATGATGAACAGAATGATTATGTGGAAACCTTTAAAATCGTAAAAAGGACCACTGCGAAAGTAATCAATGAAAAAGATAAGTCTTATGCTGTCATCGATTATAAAGGTTGGAAAACCTGGGGCGATGCAATAGATTTACAGTCAAAACTGACTATTTTTCCAAAAGACCGTTTTGTAAAAGTAGACCTGAATCTGAGCAATACCCTTTCAGGTTTGTGCACCGGAATTGTTGCTGTTAAAGATATTCCGGTAAAACAGGGAATCAGCAAAAATAAAAAATGGGGCTATATTGCAACTTATGGACAGCAGACCCTTGCCCAAAAAGAAGACAACCTGGGAATGGCAGTCTTCTACCCCCTTGAAAATTTCGATAAATATGCCAAAACGAAATCCACTCACACCATCGTTTTCAAAAAGACAAAGAATGTATCCTATTACTTTTTAGGAGCCTGGTCTCAGGAACCCAATGGTTTAACAAGCGAGGAATCTTTCTATCAGGATCTGGATAAAAAACTGGATATTCTGGATAAAAACAACCAACTTTAAAGTTTAAAATCATGAACTTTATCAATAACACTATCAAAGTATATGCATTGGCTGCAGTATGTTCGGGATTCTTTTTATCCTGTGCACAAAAAACTTTACAAACCACCTCACTAAATGTAGAGTCCGAAGTAAAAGGTAAAATTTCGGCCCAGCTTCCTTGGTCGCAAAGAATGCTTCTTTCCGAGATGAAACGTTTCCCGCAAGCCTGGATGCTGGATTATAACAAAGCCCCGAAATGGAGCTACCCTACCGCTATCGTTCTGGAAGGTGCAGAAAAACTGTATGAAAAAACCGGAAACAAAGACTATTACAACTATATCACAACCTTCGGTGAAACGATGGTGAAAGAAGACGGAAACATCATTTCCTACGACCTTTCCAAGTATAATATTGATATGCTGAATTGCGGAAATGTACTTCTTTACCTTTATCAGCAGGAGAAAAAAGATAAATATTTAAAAGCGTTACAAACCCTGCGCTCCCAGATCAACGGCCAGCCAAGAACCTCAGAAGGTGGATTCTGGCACAAGAAAATCTATCCCAATCAGATGTGGCTGGATGGTTTGTATATGGCCGAACCTTTCTACGCCCACTACACCCAATATTTTTCAAAAGGAGAAGCCGCTGAAAAAGCATTTAATGATATCATCAATCAATTTGACTTAATTCAAAAGCATTTGCTGGACAAAAAAACCGGACTTTTATATCATGCCTGGGATGAAAGCAGAGAACAACAGTGGGCCAACAAAGAAACAGGACTTTCTCCCAATTTCTGGTCAAGAGCGATGGGCTGGTACGGAATGGCGATGGTAGATGTATTGGATTATTTACCACAAAACCATCCGGGAAGGGCCAGGTTACTTTCATATTTAAAATTTTACTGCGACGCTGTTATCAAAGTTCAGGATAACAAAACAGGACTTTGGTATCAGGTTTTGGACAAAGGAGGAGAAAAAGGAAATTATCTGGAAGCAACAGGTTCATCCATGTTTGTATATACCATGATCAAATCCATCAACAAAGGATATTTAACCAAATCATACAAAACTTACGCAGATAAAGGCTACAAAGGCATCATCAAAAACCTGATTACAGTAGATGAAAACGGGGTGGTAAGTTTAAATAAATGCTGTGCCGTAGCAGGTTTAGGCGGAACTCCCTATAGAAGCGGCTCTTATGAATATTACGTGAATGAAGAAGTCCGTTCCAACGATCCGAAAGGGACAGGTCCTTTTATTCTGGCCAGTTTAGAATTTGAGAAATAAAGAAAGGTCTTAATAAAACGTCAATCAGATTCTATGAAGACAAAAAGTATTTTAAATATCCTTTCCATTACGGCATTTTCAGTAGCTTCCACTTATCTGCAGGCACAGGAAAAAAACTATGTTTCCGAAGTATGGACTGCTGATCAGGGGAAGAACTACAGAAATCCAATTTTGTATGCAGATTATTCCGATCCAGATGTTATCAGAGTTGGCAATGATTACTATATGACCGCTTCAAGTTTCAATGAAGCTCCGGGACTGCCTATTCTTCATTCAAAAGATATGATCAACTGGAAGCTGGTCAATTACGCTATTCAGGACATCCTTCCTGATGACCATTTTTCCACTCCAAAAAGAGGCGGTGGAGTTTGGGCACCAAGCATCAGATTCCACAAAGGTGAATTTTATATTTATTGGGGAGATCCGGATTTCGGAATTTATATGGTAAAAACCAAAGATCCGCTAGGAACCTGGGAGAAACCGGTATTACTAATGGAAGGAAAAGGCTTAATTGACTCCTGTCCCTTTTGGGATGATGACGGAAACGCCTTTCTGATTCATGGCTGGGCCGGAAGCCGTGCGGGAGTAAAAAGTATTCTGACTCTTAACCGAATGAATCCTGAAGGAACAAAAATCCTGGATAAAGGAACTCACGTCTTTGATGGCCACGATTCCCATCCTACAATAGAAGGCCCTAAAATGTATAAAAGAAACGGTTATTATTATATTTTTGCTCCGGCAGGAGGCGTAGCGACAGGATGGCAGCTGGTATTACGGTCAAAAAATATCTATGGTCCTTATGAAGAAAAGATTGTACTGGAGCAAGGCTCAACGGCTATCAACGGGCCTCATCAGGGTGCCTGGGTAGACACTCCTTCCGGAGAAGACTGGTTCTATCATTTTCAGGATGTAGATGCAGGTGGAAGAATTGTTCATCTACAGCCTATGAAATGGGAAAAAGACTGGCCTGTCGTGGGAATTGATCATAATAAAAACGGAGTTGGCGAGCCTGTGTTAACGTATAAAAAGCCTAACGTTGGCCAATCCTATCCCGTTACTGCCCCTCCGGAAACTGATGAGTTTGATGGTGAAAAATTAGGATTACAATGGCAATGGAGCGCCAATGAAAACATCGTATGGTCGTCCAAACTTCCCGGACAGCAATTTTTAAGATTATTTTCTGTAAAAGTTCCGGAAGGTGAAAAAAATCTGTGGAATGTTCCGAATCTGTTAACCCAAAAGTTTCCTGCTCCAAATTTCACTGCATCAACGAAAGTTAAGCTAGCTCCCGAAGATGCCAAAGAAGGAAAAACCGCAGGATTGCTGATTATGGGGCTGGATCATCAATCCATAGTTATTACAAACAAACAGGATGGTTACTATTTACAGCTGAGAAA
This genomic window from Chryseobacterium sp. MEBOG06 contains:
- a CDS encoding RagB/SusD family nutrient uptake outer membrane protein; this encodes MNKNKFSSLFLSLACVVTLNSCSDYLEVENLSNTTEKQQFDSAPDTFAALVGVYNSAMGDNTYGQRMNLILSQSGDDFRTSGDYNANDRRGISCFGAVPTNTELLRPFLDTYTGIERANLIIKNIPISPVYQTGSAADKKLMDRYLGEALTLRALFYYDLIKNWGDIPFQDVPSADLPSVYLPKTDRDVIYDQLLEDLAQASTLVPWKSEGGTTAQRLSKAAVKGLRARIALARAGYSLRRSPQMMAQGSNPQKYYQIAYDECKDIINSGQHKLNPSYEGLFRSLHTNSQDTTNEVIFAVGAFGGNSRTDSKIGYYNGLRHDDTDWKSAGGISAIPTYFYEFSKYDLRRDVNVAIFRVSTTKQEDLQTSINWNDGKFRKSWTAITGTSQNLGIDWPLLRYADILLMFAEADNELHSSPSQEAIDAVMAVRQRAYAGNLGQIGTIPTSKNAFFNYVVQERLLEFGGEGLRKYDLIRWNLLETKINETRQKLTDFMNGTGAYANVPEYIFYKKPASTVVNYVPSRTAQQNVLDMDLYVNGISKADVFYSPNQSVATPSGYTKISWRLAMTQPYISGDPVKSYAYYFQPNKKELLPIALDVINSNYNLTQDYGY
- a CDS encoding glycoside hydrolase 43 family protein, whose product is MKTKSILNILSITAFSVASTYLQAQEKNYVSEVWTADQGKNYRNPILYADYSDPDVIRVGNDYYMTASSFNEAPGLPILHSKDMINWKLVNYAIQDILPDDHFSTPKRGGGVWAPSIRFHKGEFYIYWGDPDFGIYMVKTKDPLGTWEKPVLLMEGKGLIDSCPFWDDDGNAFLIHGWAGSRAGVKSILTLNRMNPEGTKILDKGTHVFDGHDSHPTIEGPKMYKRNGYYYIFAPAGGVATGWQLVLRSKNIYGPYEEKIVLEQGSTAINGPHQGAWVDTPSGEDWFYHFQDVDAGGRIVHLQPMKWEKDWPVVGIDHNKNGVGEPVLTYKKPNVGQSYPVTAPPETDEFDGEKLGLQWQWSANENIVWSSKLPGQQFLRLFSVKVPEGEKNLWNVPNLLTQKFPAPNFTASTKVKLAPEDAKEGKTAGLLIMGLDHQSIVITNKQDGYYLQLRKAEKADKGGEEKIVFETKLKNNEVYLKVNVNEPNGLCQFSYSENGKNFIQAGDVFQAKPGKWIGAKVGLYSISTEKAPRGGYADFDWFRITKK
- a CDS encoding DUF4861 family protein, with the protein product MKFSLFKIVIAGAFISSTLSAQTSVIETIKRNPKAPFSYAELSVKKGGKWEGNQYVGGTFQNVQELTLPDSHTDHSSYIRYEGIGLENNQIGYRLYLDWRNATDIFGKKVTALVLPEVGQDGFESYHHDAPWGQDILKSGRSIGIGSYGRYDEQNDYVETFKIVKRTTAKVINEKDKSYAVIDYKGWKTWGDAIDLQSKLTIFPKDRFVKVDLNLSNTLSGLCTGIVAVKDIPVKQGISKNKKWGYIATYGQQTLAQKEDNLGMAVFYPLENFDKYAKTKSTHTIVFKKTKNVSYYFLGAWSQEPNGLTSEESFYQDLDKKLDILDKNNQL
- a CDS encoding pectinesterase family protein; protein product: MKIQTVSVADQSVFYPKSHSMKTSLFFKNNHLFLIVLVALFSLLSFKTNDRTIIVSKDGKGNFTTIQQAVDAIENGSSVRTKIFIKAGIYKEKIIILETKGAVFLEGENPEKTMITYDDFASKKNAEGKEIGTTGSSTVFIYSNDFTAKNISIENSSGKVGQAVAVLTSGDRIAFENCRFLGNQDTLYLKGVQDMQDKTKPSRNYFRNCYIEGTTDYIFGAGTAVFENCIIYSKETASYITAASTPKDHEFGFIFINSKITGNAKDHSVYLGRPWRPFAKTIYIDCEINSTIKPEGWHNWNKPDAEKTTFYAESNSRGAGADNSQRVPWSHQLSKEERKKYTTVNILKGKDNWNVKKSLP
- a CDS encoding glycoside hydrolase family 105 protein; the protein is MNFINNTIKVYALAAVCSGFFLSCAQKTLQTTSLNVESEVKGKISAQLPWSQRMLLSEMKRFPQAWMLDYNKAPKWSYPTAIVLEGAEKLYEKTGNKDYYNYITTFGETMVKEDGNIISYDLSKYNIDMLNCGNVLLYLYQQEKKDKYLKALQTLRSQINGQPRTSEGGFWHKKIYPNQMWLDGLYMAEPFYAHYTQYFSKGEAAEKAFNDIINQFDLIQKHLLDKKTGLLYHAWDESREQQWANKETGLSPNFWSRAMGWYGMAMVDVLDYLPQNHPGRARLLSYLKFYCDAVIKVQDNKTGLWYQVLDKGGEKGNYLEATGSSMFVYTMIKSINKGYLTKSYKTYADKGYKGIIKNLITVDENGVVSLNKCCAVAGLGGTPYRSGSYEYYVNEEVRSNDPKGTGPFILASLEFEK